ctgaatcccccgagatgggattggcggcggcggcgtctctggaaggttttccgtatcgtggctctcggtactgggggtttcgcgacgaaggctatttgtaggcggaagggcaggtcaaggggcgtcacgaggggcccacaccataggtcggcgcggccagggcttgggccgcgccgccctgtggtttggccacctcgtggccccacttcattgactcttcggtcttctggaagcttcgtggcaaaataggaccctgggcgttgatttcgtccaattccgagaatatttccttactaggatttctgaaaccaaaaacagcagaaacaaagaatcggcacttctaagatcttgttaataggttagttccagaaaatgcacgaatatgacataaagtgtgcataaaacatgtagatatcatcaataatgtggcatggaacataagaaattatcgatacgtcggagacgtatcagcatccccaagcttagttcctgctcgtcccgagcaggtaaacaataaacaaagataatttctggagtgacatgccatcataactttgatcatactatttgtaagcatatgtagtgaatgcagcgatcaaaacaatgtaaatgacatgagtaaacaactgaatcgtatagcaaagacttttcatgaatagcacttcaagacaagcatcaataagtcttgcataagagttaactcataaagcaataattcatagtaaaagcattgaagcaacacaaaggaagattatgtttcagcggttgctttcaacttgtaacatgtatatctcatggatattgtcaacatagagtaatataataagtgcaatatgcaagtatgtaggaatcaatgcacagttcacacaagtgtttgcttcttgaggtggagagagataggtgaactgactcaacaataaaagtaaaagaaaggtccttcaaagaggaaagcatcgattgctatatttgtgctagagctttgattttgaaaacaagaaacaattttgtcaacggtagtaataaagcatatgtatcatgtaaattatatcttacaagttgcaagcctcatgcatagtatactaatagtgcccgcaccttgtcctaattagcttggactaccgggattatcgcaatgcacatgttttaaccaagtatcacaaaggggtacctctatgccgcctgtacaaaggtctaaggagaaagctcgcattggatttctcgctattgattattctcaacttagacatccataccgggacaacatagacaacagataatggactcctcttttatgcataagcatgtagcaacaattaattttctcatatgagattgaggatatatgtccaaaactgaaacttccaccatggatcatggctttagttagcggcccaatgttcttctctaacaatatgcatgctctaaccataaggtggtagatcgcccttacttcagacaagacgaacatgcatagcaactcacatgatattcaacaaagagtagttgatggcgtccccaggaacatggttatcgcacaacaagcaacttaataagagataaagtgcataagtacatattcaataccacaatagtttttaagctatttgtcccatgagctatatattgtaaaggtgaagaatggaaatttaaaggtagcactcaagcaatttactttggaatggcggagaaataccatgtagtaggtaggtatggtggacacaaatggcatagtggttggctcaagtattttggatgcatgagaagtattccctctcgatacaaggtttaggctagcaaggctatttgaaacaaacacaaggatgaagcggtgcagcaaaactcacataaaagacatattgaaaatattataaaactctacaccgtcttccttgttgttcaaactcaatactagaaattatctagaccttagagagaccaaatatgcaaaccaaattttagcatgctctatgtatttcttcattaatgggtgcaaagtatatgatgcaagagcttaaacataagcacaacaattgccaagtatcacattatccaagacattttagcaattactacatgtatcattttccaattccaaccatataacaatttaacgaagaagaaacttcgccatgaatattatgagtaaagcctaagggcatacttgtccatatgcaacagcggagcgtgtctctctcccacacaacgaatgctaggatccattttattcaaacaaaacaaaaacaaaaacaaaccgacgctccaagcaaagcacataagatgtgatggaataaaaatatagtttcacgggaggaacctgataatgttgtcgatgaagaaggggatgccttgggcatccccaagcttagacgcttgagtcttcttgatatatgcaggggtgaaccaccggggcatccccaagcttagagctttcactctccttgatcatgttgtatcatctccctctcttgatccttgaaaacttcctccacaccaaactcaaaacaactcattagagaattagtgcacaatcaaaatatacatgttcagaggtgacataattattcttaacacttctggacgttgcacaaagctactaaaagtcaatggaatcgaaatatccatcgaacatatcaaaacaggcaatgcgaaataaaaggcagaatctgtcaaaacagaacggttcgtattgacgaattttattgaggcaccagacttgctcaaatgaaaatgctcaaattgaatgaaagttgcgtacatatctgaggatcactcacgtaaattggcataattttctgagttacctacagagaattttgcccagattcgtgacagcaaagaaatctgtttctgcgcagtaatctaaatctagtatgaactttactatcaacgactttacttggcacaacaaaacactaaactaagataagaagaggttgctacagtagtaaacaacttccaagactccaaattaaaaacaaaatactgtagtaaaaaaaatgggttgtctcccataagcgcttttctttaacgcctttcagctaggcgcagaaagtgtgtatcaagtgttatcaagagacgaagtatcaacatcataatttattctaataatagaatcaaaaggtaacttcattctctttctagggaagtgttccatacctttcttgagagaaaattgatatttaatattaccttccttcatatcaatgatagcaccaacagttcgaagaaaaggtcttcccaatataatgggacaagatgcattgcattcaatatccaagacaacaaaatcaacggggacaaggttattgttaacggtaatgcgaacattatcaactttccccaaaggtttctttgtagaatgatcagcaagattaacatccaaataacaatttttcaatggtggcaagtcaagcatattataaattttcttaggcataacagaaatacttgcaccaagatcacataaagcattacaatcaaagtcattgaccttcatcttaatgatgggctcccaactatcctctagctttctaggaatagaagcttcgcgctctaatttctcttctctagcttttatgagagcatttgtaatatgttttgtgaaagccaaatttatagcactagcattagaacttttagcaagtttttgcaagaactttataacttcagagatgtggcaatcatcaaaattcaaaccattataatctaaagcaatgggatcatcatccccaatgttggaaaaaatttcagcagctttatcacatgcagtttcagcagttttagcagtttcaggcagtttttcgcgctttgcattagaagtggaaacattgctaacaccaattcttttattagtaatagtaggaggtgcagcaacttgtgtagcattagcattactagcggtgataatagtccaaactttagctatattatcttctttttcattttcttctctttcccacctagcacgcaattcggccatcaatcttatattctcattaattctaacttggatggaatttgatgtagtaacaattttattatgatgattttcattaggcataactttcgatttcaaaagatcaacatcagcaacaagactatcgactttagaagcaagtatatcaattttcccaagcttttcttcaacagatttgttaaaagcagtttgtgtactaataaattctttaagcatggcttcaagtccagggggtgaattcctattattattgtaagaattcccataagaattaccatagccgttgccattattataaggatatggcctatagttgttactagaattgttccggtaagcattgttgttaatattattatttttaatgaagtttacatcaacatgttcttcttgtgcaaccaatgaagctaacggaacattattaggatcaatattagtcctatcattcacaagcatagacataatagcatcaatcttatcactcaaggaagaggtttcttcgatagaatttaccttcttaccttgtggagctctttccgtgtgccattcagagtagttgatcatcatattatcaagaagctttgttgcttcaccaagagtgatggacataaaggtacctccagcagctgaatccaataggttccgcgaagaaaaattcagtcctacataaaaggtttggatgatcatccaagtagtcagtccatgggttgggcaatttttaaccaaagatttcattctttcccatgcttgtgcaacatgctcagtatccaattgtttaaaattcattatgctactcctcaaagatataattttagcagggggataatatctaccaataaaagcatccttgcatttagtccatgaatcaatactattcttaggcagagatagcaaccaatctttagctcttcctcttaatgagaaagggaacaattttaattttataatgtcaccatctacatctttatatttttgcatttcacatagttcaacaaaattattgagatgggcagcaacatcatcagaactaacaccagaaaattgctctcgcataacaagatttaataaagcaggtttaatttcaaagaattatgctgtagtagcaggtggagcaataggtgtgcataagaaatcattattatttgtggttgtgaagtcacagaacttagtattttcaggagtacccattttagcagtagtaaataaagtaaactagataaagtaaatgcaagtaactaatttttttgtgtttttgatatagcaaacaagatagcaaataaagtaaaactagcaactaatttttttgtattttgatttagtgcagcaaacaaaatagtaaataaaactaagcaagacaaaaacaaagtaaagagattgggatgtagagactccccttgcagcgtgtcttgatctccccggcaagggcgccagaaatttagcttgacacgcgtacagcacgcgaccgttgggaaccccaagtggaaggtgtgatgcgtacagtagtaagtttccctcagttagaaaccaaggtttatcgaaccagtaggagtcaagaagcacgttgaaggttgatggcggcgagatgtagtgcggcgcaataccagggattccggcgccaacgtggaacctgcacaacacaaaccaagtactttgccccaatgaaacagcgaggttgtcaatctcaccggcttgctgtaacaaaggattagatgtatagtgtggatgatgattgtttgcagaaaacagtagaacaatattgcagtagattgtatttcagtatagagaattggaccggggtccacagttcactagaggtgtctctcccataagataaacagcatgttgggtgaacaagttacagttgggcaattgaaaaataaagagggcatgaccatgcacatacatattatgatgagtatagtgagatttaattgggcattaggacaaagtacatagaccgctatccagcatgcatctatgcctaaaaagtccaccttcaggttatcatccgaaccccctccagtattaagttgctaacaacagacaattgcattaagtattgcgcgtaatgtaatcaataactacatcctcggacatagcatcaatgttttatccctagtggcaacaaagcacatccataaccttagaggtttctctcactcccctgcATTTACtttagagacatgaacccactatcgagcataaatactccctcttggagttactagcatcaacttggccagagcatctactaataacggagagcatgcaagatcataaacaacacatagatataaattgataatcaacataacatggtattctctattcatcggatcccaacaaacacaacatatagaattacagatagatgatcttgatcatgttcggcagctcacaagacccgacaattaagcacaatgaggagaagacaaccatctagctactgctatggacccatagtccaggggtagactactcacacatcactccggaggcgaccatggcggcgtagagtcctccgggagatgattcccctctccggcagggtgccgggggcgatctcctgaatcccccgagatgggattggcggcggcggcgtctctggaaggttttccgtatcgtggctctcgatcgggggtttcgcgacgaaggctatttgtaggcggaagggcaggtcaaggggcgtcacgaggggcccacaccataggtcggcgcggccagggcttgggccgcgccgccctgtggtttggccacctcgtggcccaacttcgttgactcttcggtcttctggaagcttcgtggcaaaataggaccttgggcgttgatttcgtccaattccgagaatatttccttactaggatttctgaaaccaaaaacagcagaaaataacaactgacacttcggcatcttgttaataggttagttccagaaaatgcacgaatatgacataaagtgtgcataaaacatgtagatatcatcaataatgtggcatggaacataagaaattatcgatacgtcggagacgtatcatccgcaCCAACTTCTGGAAGGACTGGTGGCTAGGGAGAGGCCCCATCATGGATTCCTTCCCTTCGCTCTTTGCCATCTGCGATAACCCTGACATCTCGGTGGCAGATGCTCTCCATCATCAGGCCCTTCAGGTCCGCTTCCGTCGTTCCCTTGATCAGGAGGGTTTGCGCCAGTGGGGGGAGCTGCAAGGGATGCTCACCCCCGTGCTTCTTAGCCCTGGTCAAGATTTGGTGTCCTGGCACCTGGAACAATCTGGCTCCTACACAGTCAAATCGATGTACGCCCAGCTTTCTCAGGGTACGACTATCGCCCACGCCAAAGATTTGTGGGAAGCGAAGCTCCCGCTCAAAATCAAGATCTTCTCTTGGCAGCTGGCGCTTGACAAGCTGCCGTCAGGCCAACAGATCCTCACCAGACACGGCGCTTCCAATGGCCTTTGTGCGTTGTGCGGCGCACCGGAAGATGCCAGCCACATTTTCTTTGCCTGTTCCTTGGCCTCGTTCTCTTGGTCGGTTTTGCGCCAGCTGCTTGGGTGCAACTGGTGTCCGGCCAGCTTTGCTCAGTTTCACGCCATCCTCTCTGGTTTTTCGGGTTATCCTAGGAGGCTGTTGTGGGTGCTTTTCTTAGCCCAATCTTGGGCGCTTTGGACTGTGCGCAACAAGTTTGCGATTGAAAAGAAACTTATTTCTAACCCAGCTGACATTATTTACAAAACCATTATCTTTTTGCAGCTGTGGAGCCTAAAGGCCAAGGGAAGAGAAAAGGAGGGG
This region of Lolium perenne isolate Kyuss_39 chromosome 2, Kyuss_2.0, whole genome shotgun sequence genomic DNA includes:
- the LOC139835907 gene encoding uncharacterized protein gives rise to the protein MDSFPSLFAICDNPDISVADALHHQALQVRFRRSLDQEGLRQWGELQGMLTPVLLSPGQDLVSWHLEQSGSYTVKSMYAQLSQGTTIAHAKDLWEAKLPLKIKIFSWQLALDKLPSGQQILTRHGASNGLSVEPKGQGKRKGGAKLDGTRAKGAVRAAEAAGGVKK